In Microvenator marinus, one genomic interval encodes:
- a CDS encoding LolA family protein: MKNILVMVLLVFAAQNAWAQDNGTPDEYAERVQDFYKATSDFQSKFVQTYTDLAAGDQKVSFGRVYFKKPGKMRWDYLVDKNSSKREKVYVSDGDAFWIYETEFQQVFKQCLAESQLPTSLRFLMGEGDLLAEFNITFAKGSTEKAPKLRLVPKVPTSRYKELQFEVNPTTYQVVKTTIFDPYGNTNEIKFDAALVNKNLPDSGFVFKTPKGAREINPQKTCQ, encoded by the coding sequence ATGAAGAACATTCTTGTCATGGTGCTTTTGGTTTTCGCAGCACAGAATGCTTGGGCACAAGATAACGGAACCCCGGATGAATATGCCGAGCGGGTCCAAGATTTCTATAAAGCAACGAGCGACTTTCAGTCGAAGTTCGTGCAAACTTACACGGACCTTGCTGCAGGCGACCAAAAGGTCAGCTTTGGGCGCGTCTATTTCAAAAAACCCGGGAAAATGCGTTGGGATTACCTCGTCGATAAGAACTCCTCTAAACGAGAGAAGGTCTACGTCAGTGATGGAGACGCCTTTTGGATTTACGAGACGGAATTTCAGCAGGTCTTCAAACAATGCCTTGCGGAAAGCCAACTCCCTACCAGTCTTCGTTTCCTGATGGGTGAAGGGGACCTCTTAGCCGAGTTCAACATCACGTTTGCGAAAGGTTCGACCGAAAAGGCGCCAAAGCTACGATTGGTCCCCAAAGTCCCCACATCGCGCTACAAAGAGTTGCAGTTCGAGGTCAATCCAACCACCTACCAGGTGGTGAAAACGACCATTTTCGACCCATACGGCAACACAAATGAGATCAAGTTCGATGCGGCCTTGGTGAATAAAAACCTTCCGGACTCCGGGTTTGTGTTTAAAACACCGAAAGGCGCTCGAGAGATCAATCCCCAAAAAACGTGTCAATAA